One stretch of Sinomonas terrae DNA includes these proteins:
- a CDS encoding DUF885 domain-containing protein, with protein MTQNTSNASTETPQRAPSIVDAAAETFTDRHLELNPSLATELGFAGHETEYPDYSPAGHQARSTLFRETLMLLETLEATDEVDEVTLDAMRERLGLELEEIESGWTLAELNNIDSPAQHIRAVFDLMPQDTAVDWGNIAGRAANVPEAIEGYIASLSAAADGGKVAAARQVRVVVGQARQYGAEGTGFFAQLAENAKLDGGASLPDDVARALAAGCRAAAAAYLKLAEFLEDELLPQAPEKDAVGRERYVRASRRFLGATVDLEETYAWGVAELDRIIAEQEAVAEQIRPGATIEEAKKALDDDPARQLQGTDALREWMQALSNRAVADLAGTHFEIAEPMLKLECMIAPTHDGGIYYTAPSDDFSRPGRMWWSVPEGEDSFTTWSETTTVYHEGVPGHHLQCATAVYRRELLNRWRRLICWVSGHGEGWALYAERLMAELGYLSDPGDRMGMLDAQRMRAARVVFDIGVHLELEVPERWGSGTWTPEKGYDFLRKNLAISDGQLDFEYNRYLGWPGQAPSYKVGQRLWEQIRADLAERAKSEGREFDLKAFHTRALNLGSVGLDTLRRALLS; from the coding sequence GTGACTCAGAACACCTCGAACGCCTCCACCGAGACCCCGCAGCGAGCGCCCTCAATCGTCGACGCAGCCGCCGAGACCTTCACCGACCGCCATCTGGAGCTCAACCCCTCCCTCGCGACGGAGCTCGGGTTCGCGGGCCACGAGACCGAATACCCCGACTACTCGCCCGCCGGGCACCAAGCCCGCTCGACGCTCTTCCGCGAGACCCTCATGCTGCTCGAAACGCTCGAGGCCACCGACGAGGTCGACGAGGTCACCCTCGACGCGATGCGCGAGCGCCTCGGCCTGGAACTCGAGGAGATCGAGAGCGGCTGGACCCTCGCCGAGCTCAACAACATCGATTCCCCTGCCCAGCACATCCGCGCGGTATTCGACCTCATGCCCCAGGACACGGCCGTGGACTGGGGCAACATCGCGGGCCGCGCGGCCAATGTGCCGGAGGCGATCGAGGGCTATATCGCATCGCTGAGCGCAGCCGCCGACGGCGGCAAGGTCGCCGCAGCCCGTCAAGTGCGCGTCGTCGTCGGACAGGCGCGCCAGTACGGGGCAGAGGGCACCGGCTTCTTCGCCCAACTGGCGGAAAATGCGAAGCTCGACGGCGGGGCCAGCCTGCCCGACGACGTCGCCCGTGCCCTCGCCGCCGGGTGCCGCGCTGCCGCGGCGGCCTACCTCAAGCTCGCGGAGTTCCTCGAGGACGAGCTGCTTCCGCAGGCTCCCGAGAAGGACGCGGTGGGCCGCGAGCGGTACGTCCGTGCGTCGCGCCGCTTCCTCGGAGCCACGGTGGACCTCGAGGAGACCTACGCGTGGGGCGTCGCCGAACTCGACCGGATCATCGCCGAGCAGGAGGCCGTCGCCGAGCAGATCAGGCCAGGCGCGACCATCGAGGAGGCCAAGAAGGCCCTCGACGATGACCCTGCGCGCCAGCTTCAGGGGACCGATGCACTGCGCGAGTGGATGCAGGCGCTCTCCAACCGCGCCGTCGCCGATCTAGCAGGCACTCACTTTGAGATCGCGGAGCCGATGCTCAAGCTTGAGTGCATGATCGCCCCGACCCACGACGGCGGGATCTACTACACCGCACCCTCCGATGACTTCTCCCGCCCGGGCCGAATGTGGTGGTCGGTCCCGGAGGGCGAGGATTCGTTCACCACGTGGTCCGAGACGACGACGGTGTATCACGAGGGCGTCCCCGGGCACCATCTTCAGTGCGCGACCGCGGTCTACCGCCGCGAGCTGCTCAACCGCTGGCGCCGCCTCATCTGCTGGGTCTCAGGGCACGGAGAGGGCTGGGCCCTCTACGCCGAGCGCCTCATGGCCGAGCTGGGATACCTCTCCGATCCGGGCGACCGGATGGGCATGCTCGACGCCCAGAGAATGCGTGCCGCACGCGTCGTGTTCGACATCGGCGTGCACCTTGAGCTGGAGGTTCCGGAACGGTGGGGGTCGGGGACCTGGACGCCGGAGAAGGGATATGACTTCCTGCGGAAGAACCTCGCGATCTCGGACGGCCAGCTCGACTTCGAGTACAACCGGTACCTCGGATGGCCCGGACAGGCTCCCTCATACAAGGTCGGGCAGCGCCTCTGGGAACAGATCAGGGCGGACTTGGCCGAGCGGGCCAAGTCCGAGGGTCGCGAATTCGATCTCAAGGCCTTCCACACCCGAGCCCTCAACCTCGGCTCCGTCGGCCTCGACACCCTTCGACGAGCTCTCCTCTCCTGA
- a CDS encoding TetR/AcrR family transcriptional regulator: protein MTSSLETPSRRELNKAATRQSIIVAAMQLAEKRGIGGFTVEEIAEAVGISRRTFFNYFSSAEEAIAAPTYGFLDAALERFRERPKGEPLLESVIQILLAIADNEFIEPMAQSFLVSHGNEPAVRYQLQAFDECSDKIVAAIREREGGSLDEVYVHALAGSVMSCGKAALEVWLAERRGDLSPSSLDRLRELLMASFAHLKSGFAAR from the coding sequence GTGACATCTTCCCTCGAGACCCCCTCCCGCCGCGAGCTCAACAAGGCCGCGACGAGGCAGTCGATCATCGTCGCCGCCATGCAGCTCGCTGAGAAGCGCGGGATCGGCGGCTTCACGGTCGAAGAGATCGCCGAAGCGGTGGGAATCTCCCGCCGCACATTCTTCAACTACTTCTCGAGCGCCGAGGAAGCCATCGCCGCGCCGACCTATGGCTTCCTCGACGCCGCCCTCGAGCGCTTCCGCGAGCGCCCCAAGGGCGAGCCACTCCTCGAGTCGGTCATCCAGATCCTGCTGGCCATCGCGGACAACGAGTTCATCGAGCCGATGGCCCAGTCGTTCCTCGTCTCGCACGGCAACGAGCCCGCGGTCCGGTACCAGCTGCAGGCCTTCGACGAGTGCAGCGACAAGATCGTCGCCGCAATCCGCGAGCGCGAAGGCGGCTCCCTCGACGAGGTCTACGTCCACGCTCTGGCCGGTTCGGTCATGTCCTGCGGCAAGGCCGCTCTCGAGGTATGGCTTGCCGAGCGCCGCGGTGACCTCTCGCCGTCGTCCCTCGACCGCCTCCGCGAGCTGCTCATGGCCTCGTTCGCGCATCTCAAGTCCGGCTTTGCCGCCCGCTGA
- a CDS encoding acyl-CoA carboxylase epsilon subunit: MHSRSGIQSPSATNDDGGKAAVDRSPLLSVTKGNPTPEELAALTAVLAAVGSAEPEPTEVADAPTRRERIRRATLRPRPMLGQRRGRF, from the coding sequence GTGCACAGTCGTTCAGGCATACAGAGTCCTTCGGCGACGAACGACGACGGCGGGAAGGCCGCCGTCGACCGCTCGCCGCTCCTGTCGGTCACCAAGGGCAATCCCACGCCTGAGGAACTGGCCGCGCTCACGGCGGTGCTCGCCGCCGTCGGCTCCGCCGAGCCAGAACCCACCGAGGTCGCGGACGCTCCGACCCGCCGCGAGCGGATCCGCCGGGCAACCCTCCGGCCGCGGCCGATGCTGGGGCAGCGGCGCGGGCGGTTCTGA
- a CDS encoding dicarboxylate/amino acid:cation symporter — MSTSTSTRTRRLPAWATSFGTQIIAALFVGVILGLVAKFTGSTSAKPNGLGATLTTIGSSYVALLQTAVVPLIFTAVVSSIANLRQVSNAAKLAWNTLLWFAITAFVSVMIGIGLGILFQPGANTGITQQAKYSGKTGDWWAFLTGLFPHNFLGLTASSTVADGGAVTTNVSFNVLQILVIAIAVGIAVLKIGAKADPFLSFTRSALEIIQKVLWWIIRIAPLGTIGLLGNAVASYGWDTIGALGKFVLAIYVGLVLVLFVFYPILIKSHGLSVKQYFSGVWPAVQLGFVSRSSIGTLPLTQRVAERNLGVPQGYASFAVPLGATTKMDGCAAVYPAVASIFVAQFFGLHLDFSQYLLIVIVSVLGSAATAGTTGAVVMLTLTLSTLGLPLAGVGLLLAIDPILDMGRTGVNVAGQALVPTIVAKRQRILDLSLYNAKRSRTAFSDDTEDEQGTRTANDGDLVAAH; from the coding sequence GTGAGCACATCAACCAGCACCCGCACCCGCCGCCTGCCGGCGTGGGCGACGTCGTTCGGGACGCAGATCATCGCTGCGCTCTTCGTCGGCGTCATCCTAGGCCTTGTGGCCAAGTTCACCGGCAGCACGTCCGCAAAGCCCAACGGGCTCGGCGCGACCCTCACGACGATCGGCAGCAGCTACGTCGCCCTGCTGCAGACCGCCGTCGTCCCCCTCATCTTCACCGCGGTCGTCAGCTCGATCGCGAACCTGCGGCAGGTCTCGAACGCCGCGAAGCTGGCCTGGAACACCCTCCTCTGGTTCGCCATCACCGCCTTCGTCTCGGTCATGATCGGGATCGGGCTCGGCATCCTCTTCCAGCCGGGCGCCAACACGGGCATTACCCAGCAGGCCAAGTACTCGGGCAAGACCGGAGACTGGTGGGCCTTCCTCACGGGCCTCTTCCCGCACAACTTCCTCGGGCTCACCGCGAGCTCTACCGTGGCCGACGGCGGCGCCGTCACCACGAACGTGAGCTTCAACGTCCTGCAGATCCTCGTCATCGCGATCGCAGTCGGCATCGCCGTGCTCAAGATCGGCGCGAAAGCGGATCCGTTCCTCTCCTTCACCCGTTCGGCCCTCGAGATCATCCAGAAGGTCCTCTGGTGGATCATCCGCATCGCGCCACTCGGCACGATCGGCCTCCTCGGCAACGCCGTCGCCTCCTACGGCTGGGACACGATCGGCGCCCTCGGGAAGTTCGTCCTCGCGATCTACGTGGGCCTCGTGCTCGTGCTGTTCGTGTTCTACCCGATCCTCATCAAGAGCCATGGCCTCTCGGTCAAGCAGTACTTCTCCGGCGTCTGGCCAGCCGTGCAGCTCGGGTTCGTCTCGCGCTCTTCGATCGGCACCCTGCCGCTCACGCAGCGCGTGGCCGAGCGCAACCTCGGCGTGCCGCAGGGATACGCCTCGTTCGCGGTGCCGCTCGGGGCTACGACCAAGATGGACGGTTGCGCGGCGGTCTACCCCGCCGTCGCCTCGATCTTCGTGGCCCAGTTCTTCGGGCTGCACCTCGACTTCAGCCAGTACCTGCTCATCGTGATCGTGTCCGTGCTGGGCTCGGCCGCAACCGCGGGGACCACCGGCGCCGTCGTCATGCTCACCCTGACACTCTCGACGCTCGGCCTGCCGCTCGCAGGTGTCGGCCTTCTGCTCGCGATCGATCCGATCCTCGACATGGGCCGCACCGGGGTCAACGTCGCCGGCCAGGCACTTGTGCCGACAATCGTCGCGAAGCGCCAGCGCATCCTCGACCTCAGCCTCTACAACGCCAAGCGCTCCCGGACCGCCTTCTCCGATGACACCGAGGACGAGCAGGGCACGCGCACCGCGAACGACGGCGACCTGGTCGCCGCCCACTGA